In Chloroflexota bacterium, one genomic interval encodes:
- a CDS encoding aminomethyl-transferring glycine dehydrogenase subunit GcvPA, whose amino-acid sequence MTDSTRYTSPYSPNTDADRRAMLDAIGVDSVDELFADIPEQHRNPALDLPPPMSEFELKRYFGELAAMNKTPGEYACFLGAGSYRHHIPAIVRQLTSRSEFMTAYTPYQPEISQGTLQTEFEFQTLCAQLTGMDVANAGMYDGSTSLAEAVLMASRVTRRTRVAVLDSVSPAYISVLRTYAEPPGITIDVVSADNPDLNEDTACLVAQQPNFLGYIQDMQAIADRAHDAGALFVVYADALSMAMFTPPGDYGADIVASEGQALGVPPTFGGPYVGVFACKQSYIRQMPGRIVGRTVDSQGRTAYVLTLQTREQHIRRERATSNICTSVALIALMSTVYMAANGRHGMRHAAELTYQKAHYLASLIDGIPGYSVVDGGAFFQEFAVRCPLPPSTLNERLLDYKIIGGLDISEQLPNGMLVCATEVNTREEIDAFAAALAEIGTIV is encoded by the coding sequence CTCGACGCCATCGGAGTGGATTCGGTTGACGAACTCTTCGCGGATATACCGGAGCAACATCGGAACCCCGCACTCGACCTTCCGCCGCCGATGTCCGAGTTCGAACTCAAGCGATATTTCGGCGAACTCGCGGCAATGAACAAGACTCCGGGCGAGTACGCCTGCTTCCTCGGCGCCGGATCGTACCGGCATCACATACCGGCAATCGTGCGCCAACTCACAAGCCGCAGCGAGTTCATGACCGCGTACACGCCGTACCAGCCTGAGATTTCGCAGGGCACGCTGCAGACCGAGTTCGAATTTCAGACATTGTGCGCTCAGCTCACCGGCATGGATGTCGCTAATGCGGGCATGTACGATGGCTCCACATCACTCGCCGAAGCGGTGCTGATGGCATCGCGCGTAACGCGGCGCACCCGTGTCGCCGTTCTCGATTCTGTCTCGCCCGCGTACATCAGCGTGCTGCGCACATACGCAGAGCCACCCGGTATCACCATCGATGTCGTCAGCGCGGATAATCCGGACCTCAATGAAGATACTGCATGCCTCGTTGCGCAGCAGCCCAACTTCTTGGGCTACATCCAGGATATGCAGGCAATCGCAGACCGGGCGCACGACGCCGGCGCGCTGTTCGTCGTCTATGCGGACGCGCTGTCCATGGCGATGTTCACGCCGCCGGGCGACTATGGCGCGGACATCGTTGCATCCGAGGGACAGGCGCTCGGCGTGCCGCCCACATTCGGCGGTCCGTATGTCGGCGTTTTCGCCTGCAAGCAGAGCTACATCCGGCAGATGCCCGGCCGCATCGTCGGCAGGACGGTCGATTCGCAAGGGCGCACCGCGTATGTGCTCACACTGCAGACGCGAGAGCAGCACATACGCCGCGAACGCGCCACATCCAACATCTGCACATCGGTAGCGCTCATCGCCCTTATGAGTACGGTATATATGGCGGCAAACGGCAGACACGGCATGCGCCACGCCGCCGAGCTGACATACCAGAAGGCACACTACCTAGCGTCTCTGATAGACGGTATTCCGGGATATTCGGTCGTGGATGGCGGCGCATTCTTCCAAGAGTTCGCGGTGCGATGCCCCCTACCGCCGTCAACCCTCAACGAGCGGCTGCTCGACTACAAGATTATCGGTGGCTTGGACATCAGCGAACAGTTGCCGAACGGCATGCTCGTCTGCGCGACTGAGGTCAACACGCGCGAGGAGATTGACGCCTTCGCAGCCGCGCTTGCGGAGATAGGCACGATAGTATGA